The following coding sequences lie in one Polluticoccus soli genomic window:
- a CDS encoding sugar nucleotidyltransferase, with protein sequence MKAIIPVAGAGTKLRPLTYTQPKALIPIAGKTILSVIVDQLLDAGVTDFVFVIGYLGEKIQNYIDKTYPKLSCTFVTQNDRRGTGHAISLTKDLVGDEEVFIVLGDTICDYNVKEILSSPVSQIGVRKVDDPRGFGVAELDDDDIVMRVVEKPLIPKSNMAMVGVYYIKETAAMFDALEKNLDSREFEEGEYHLTIALEHMIQHGIEFKAFRVNNWFDCGKKETLLSTNAILLKQMADKGLPPVPKHETSVIIPPVSIAEGCKIHNSIIGPNVTIGEHTNINASIIKDTIIGSYAELEEVVLHSSIIGSDAFVRGLSQSLNIGDNTEIDLG encoded by the coding sequence GTGAAAGCAATCATACCAGTTGCCGGTGCAGGAACCAAGTTACGTCCGCTAACATATACCCAACCTAAAGCGTTGATACCCATAGCGGGCAAAACCATCTTAAGTGTTATTGTCGATCAGCTGCTGGATGCAGGCGTTACCGATTTTGTTTTCGTGATCGGTTACCTCGGAGAGAAAATTCAGAACTACATAGACAAAACATACCCCAAGCTTTCCTGCACCTTCGTTACACAAAACGACAGGCGCGGTACAGGCCATGCCATTTCGCTGACCAAAGATCTGGTAGGCGATGAAGAGGTGTTCATCGTACTGGGCGATACCATCTGCGATTACAACGTAAAAGAGATCCTAAGCAGCCCGGTGTCACAGATCGGTGTGCGCAAGGTGGATGACCCACGTGGTTTCGGCGTTGCAGAATTGGACGACGACGATATCGTGATGCGTGTGGTAGAAAAACCGCTAATTCCAAAGTCGAATATGGCCATGGTAGGCGTTTACTACATCAAAGAAACAGCGGCGATGTTTGACGCGCTGGAGAAAAACCTGGATAGCCGCGAGTTTGAAGAGGGAGAATACCACCTGACCATTGCGCTGGAGCACATGATACAACATGGCATCGAGTTCAAGGCCTTCAGAGTAAACAACTGGTTTGACTGTGGTAAGAAAGAAACACTGCTGTCGACCAATGCCATCCTGTTGAAGCAAATGGCCGATAAAGGCCTGCCTCCAGTCCCTAAGCACGAAACAAGTGTGATCATACCTCCTGTAAGCATTGCCGAAGGTTGCAAGATCCACAATTCGATCATTGGGCCGAATGTCACGATTGGTGAGCATACCAACATCAATGCCTCAATTATTAAAGACACCATCATCGGTTCTTACGCTGAGCTGGAAGAAGTGGTGCTTCACTCGTCTATCATAGGCAGCGATGCCTTTGTACGGGGACTAAGTCAGAGCCTGAATATTGGTGATAATACAGAAATAGATCTTGGATAA